The region GATATCAAAGTGAAGATGGCGATGATCAACTCCGCCAGTACGGTGTTTGTGGTGGCAGACTCCAGCAAAATCGATAAGGTGTCGATGTTTGCCCTGCCCTGTGACTGGAGCAAAATCCATTATTTGATTACCGATCGCGGGATTACGTCGGCGCAGATTGCGGCGTTTGAAGCGTTAGGTGTACAGGTGTTGGTGGCAGGTATTGAAGAGGCAAAAAAACGCGCGGTATTTTGAGCATTCATTCAGGGGCGGCCAACTCGCCGCCCCCGCAATGCTGATTAGAAACCTAAGCTATCCAGCAAATCATCGACCTGATCCTGGTTCGCGACCACGCCTGGTGCATTGGCATGGATCTGCGGGCCATTCAACAGGCTGCTGGCGTCTTTGCGCGCGGCAGCGTTGGCTTCAGGCATATTCTCCAGCAGCACCATCAGCAACTGACGCTCGATCTCCTGGATCACATCCATCATGCGCTTGATCACCTGACCAGTCAGGTCCTGGAAATCCTGCGCCATCATGATCTCGAGCAGCTGCTTGTTGGTGTACGAGGTATGCGACGGCACATCACTGAGAAATTCGCGCGTATCCGAAACCAACTCGCGTGCATCCGCCAGCTCAATCGGGTTTTCAAACCACGCATCCCAACGGCCTTTCAGCTGGTTGGCGCTGGCTTCCATTTTGTCCTGGTGTGGCTGCGCGGCTTCAACGCAGTTTAGTGCGCGTTCTGCCGCTTGCGCCGTCATCTGCACCACGTAATCCAGACGGTCACGTGCGTCCGGAATCGCTTCCGCCGCTTCGGCAATCGCCTGGTCTAACCCCAATTCGCGCAGGCTGTCGCGCAACATGCGCGTCAGCGAGCCGATACGGGTAATAATGTCGTGTGCCGAGGCTTCTTCGGTTGGTTTCGGAAGGTCGCTCATCACATCTCCTTACATACCCAGTTTTTCGAAAATTTTACCCAGCTTTTCTTCCAGCGTGGCTGCGGTGAACGGCTTCACTACGTAACCGCTGGCACCGGCCTGGGCGGCTGCAATGATGTTCTCTTTTTTCGCTTCGGCGGTGACCATCAGCACGGGCAGTTTGCTCAATGCCGCATCCGCACGAATGGTCTGCAGCAGTTCCAGACCGTCCATGTTGGGCATGTTCCAGTCGGATACCACGAAATCAAACCCACCCGCACGCAGTTTGGTCAGTGCATCAACACCGTCCTCTGCTTCTTCAACGTTGTTGAATCCCAGCTCTTTCAGCAGGTTGCGGACGATACGACGCATCGTATTGAAGTCATCCACCACCAAAAAGCGCATGTTTTTATCAGCCATATCTACTCCTGTGTTGTCTCGTCCGGCAGGACGGGCTCGTTAAATTCGCAATGCCTGTCCGGCGCTAATTTTTGCCAGCATGTGCTGACTGATGTGTCCTAAATCGACTACTTCACTGGCGCCGCCCATCGCAATCGCTTCGCGCGGCATACCAAAGACGACGCAGCTGGCTTCATCCTGCGCGATGGTCCAGGCACCGGCACGATGCATTTCCAGCATCCCGGCGGCACCATCGTTACCCATCCCGGTGAGGATGACACCCACGGCATTTCGTCCTGCGTGTGTCGCCACGGAACGGAACAGCACGTCAACCGACGGCTTATGGCGGTTCACTGGCGGTCCATCATTCAGTTTCACCACGTAGTTAGCGCCGCTACGGCCCAACTCCATGTGCATGGCACCCGGCGCGATATAGGCATGGCCGGGCAAAATACGTTCGCCATCTTCCGCTTCTTTCACGGTAATCTGGCACAGCTTGTTCAGGCGCTCGGCAAACGAGCGGGTAAAACCTGGCGGCATATGCTGAGTGATCAGCAGCGCCGGGCTGGTCGCGGGCAGCGGTTGCAGCACATGGCGAATCGCCTCCGTGCCGCCGGTAGAAGAACCAATCGCAATCAGCTTCTCACTACTGAGCAGCGGACCGGCTTTCAGCGTCACCGGGGCCAGCGTCGCAGGGCGCGCATGCAATTTCGCCCGGGCCGCTGCACGAATTTTATCGGCGATCATCTGGCTGTAAGCCAGCATCCCTTCGCGAATCCCCAACTGCGGCTTGGTAACGAAATCCACCGCGCCCAGCTCCAGCGCGCGCAGCGTCACTTCCGATCCTTTACCGGTCAGCGATGACACCATCACCACCGGCATCGGACGCAGGCGCATCAGCTTCTCCAGGAAGTCGAGGCCATCCATACGCGGCATTTCGACGTCCAGCGTCAGCACCTGTGGGTTGTACTGCTTGATTAAATCCCGCGCCACCAACGGATCGGGCGCGGTGGCGACCATCTCCATATCGGCGTGGCTGTTGATGATCTCCGTCATCAACTGTCGCATTAGCGCGGAGTCATCCACGCACATCACGGTGATTTTGCTCATCGTCTTTCCTTGGTCAATCCATAGACTGTCTGTCCACGCAGCCAGAACTCTTTACTGATCTGGCTGAAGTTCTCTGAGTGTCCAGCGAACAGCACACCGCCGGGCTTCAGCAGGGGAACGAAACGGCGCAGAATTTTTTCCTGCGTCTCTTTATCGAAATAGATCATCACGTTGCGACAGAAAATTGCGTCGAACGGACCCGGCAACGCCCAGTCGTTGGCCAGTAAATTCAGCTGCGAATAGTTCACCATGCTGGCGAGATCGGAGCGTACGCGTACCATGCCTTCATGCGGGCCAGTACCACGCAGGAAAAAGCGTTGCAGCTGCGATTGCGATAAGGTGCGCAGCTCTTCCTGGCGATACACCCCCGCCACGGCTTTTTCCAATACCTGTGTATCAATATCGCTGGCGTGGACCTGGAATTTGCCCGGTCCGGTGCCCAGCGTTTCGGCCAACGTCATGGCGATGGAGTACGGCTCTTCGCCGGTTGAGGCGGCGGTACTCCACACGCTGTAACTGCCACTGCGCTTACGCGCATGATCCGCGAGGATCGGGAAATGGTGCGCCTCGCGGAAAAATGAGGTCAGATTGGTGGTCAGTGCATTAATAAACGCCTGCCACTCTGCACTGTTCTGGTCTTGCTCCAGCAACGCCAGATAGCGACCAAAATCATCAATGTTCAGCGTGCGCAAACGGCGCACTAAGCGGTTGTAAACCATCTCCCGCTTGTGATCGGCCAGCACAATGCCTGCGCGTTGATAGATCAGCTGGCTGATACGACGAAAGTGCGTATCTGAGAGCGGCAAACGTTGCACCATTTGCGAGAGCAGCGTGGTCGCTTCACTTTGATCCAATAACGTCGATTTCTTCATGTCAGGTCACCCGGCAACAAACTGATTAAATTGTGATACTGCGATTACTGCTGTGCTGCCAGTTGGGCCGCCTTGCGGCGGCCACACGGATTAAAAGGTTTCCCAGTTATCGTCCGCGCTACGTGCACCTGCGGGTTGTGCCAGCGCTTTGACTGCGGCTGGACGCAAAGTTTTTGGCGCTGTAGATACGTTAACGGCCTGAGCGACAAATTCTTTACCAATATTGAACACCGCAACCGACTGTTTCAGTCGACTGGCCTGATCTTCCAGTGCCGCAGCCGCCGTGGCTGACTCTTCCACCAGCGCGGCGTTCTGCTGTGTCACCTGATCCATCTCGTTCACTGCCAGGCCAACCTGGTCGATTCCGCGACTCTGTTCATCCGACGCCGAGGCGATTTCGCCCATGATGTCGGTGACGCGAGTGACGGCGTTGACGATGTTGGTCATGGTTTCGCCTGCGCTCTCCACCAGCACCGAACCGGTGTTGACGCGACTCACCGAGTCTTCGATCAGGCCTTTGATCTCTTTCGCTGCCTGGGCGCTACGCTGTGCCAGACTCCGCACCTCGCCCGCCACCACCGCAAAGCCACGTCCCTGCTCACCCGCACGTGCCGCTTCCACCGCCG is a window of Pantoea rwandensis DNA encoding:
- the cheZ gene encoding protein phosphatase CheZ, with translation MSDLPKPTEEASAHDIITRIGSLTRMLRDSLRELGLDQAIAEAAEAIPDARDRLDYVVQMTAQAAERALNCVEAAQPHQDKMEASANQLKGRWDAWFENPIELADARELVSDTREFLSDVPSHTSYTNKQLLEIMMAQDFQDLTGQVIKRMMDVIQEIERQLLMVLLENMPEANAAARKDASSLLNGPQIHANAPGVVANQDQVDDLLDSLGF
- the cheY gene encoding chemotaxis response regulator CheY — its product is MADKNMRFLVVDDFNTMRRIVRNLLKELGFNNVEEAEDGVDALTKLRAGGFDFVVSDWNMPNMDGLELLQTIRADAALSKLPVLMVTAEAKKENIIAAAQAGASGYVVKPFTAATLEEKLGKIFEKLGM
- a CDS encoding protein-glutamate methylesterase/protein-glutamine glutaminase, with the translated sequence MSKITVMCVDDSALMRQLMTEIINSHADMEMVATAPDPLVARDLIKQYNPQVLTLDVEMPRMDGLDFLEKLMRLRPMPVVMVSSLTGKGSEVTLRALELGAVDFVTKPQLGIREGMLAYSQMIADKIRAAARAKLHARPATLAPVTLKAGPLLSSEKLIAIGSSTGGTEAIRHVLQPLPATSPALLITQHMPPGFTRSFAERLNKLCQITVKEAEDGERILPGHAYIAPGAMHMELGRSGANYVVKLNDGPPVNRHKPSVDVLFRSVATHAGRNAVGVILTGMGNDGAAGMLEMHRAGAWTIAQDEASCVVFGMPREAIAMGGASEVVDLGHISQHMLAKISAGQALRI
- the cheR gene encoding protein-glutamate O-methyltransferase CheR — its product is MKKSTLLDQSEATTLLSQMVQRLPLSDTHFRRISQLIYQRAGIVLADHKREMVYNRLVRRLRTLNIDDFGRYLALLEQDQNSAEWQAFINALTTNLTSFFREAHHFPILADHARKRSGSYSVWSTAASTGEEPYSIAMTLAETLGTGPGKFQVHASDIDTQVLEKAVAGVYRQEELRTLSQSQLQRFFLRGTGPHEGMVRVRSDLASMVNYSQLNLLANDWALPGPFDAIFCRNVMIYFDKETQEKILRRFVPLLKPGGVLFAGHSENFSQISKEFWLRGQTVYGLTKERR